The window AGTGAAGCATTGATGTTGGCCAGGATGACCCAAATGTAACATTCCTATGAGGGGGGATGATACCATAATTGAAGCATAAATCTAAAACCCCTTGTGTGCTTTCTATCATTATTGCATCACCATCCAACCTTGAACTTGATTCTAAGGCAAGCAACCACCAATATATTCAAATCATTTCCccttcttttccttcaaattcttttaaattttcctcATTCAATAATCAActcaaaaagaaataaaaccatttacaaaatacaccAAATAACTTAAtaagataattatatatttttataaataattaaaaaaataagatagaAGGAAAAATACGGTAAAAAATAGGATAGCACATTCAAGACTTTGTTTATCAACTCAGCTAAGTCATTGACCTTCTAGTTGTGGAACGAAccacaattttattattttatttttgtcaatatttttCCTCCTACcatgttttttatattattaaaataaagttgaagttagtaagaatttgataaattttgttatattctataaataaagtaattttcaaatatagttaaacaaatcaaaatataataaaaaagttagattATACCATAATTAATggataatttttcaaacaaaatacggttaaaatagtttttttatttttagaataaattatatatataaaaacctttaaaaaaataacaaaaaaattataattatagaaCTCAGGTTGATGTCAccatattttctaaattgccgttgatatcactaattttatcatattcatagcataaaaaataaaaacgtaTTACAACAGGTtcgttaaaaaatattttttttattcgatacaatttttcatatatatataattagtgaAGTGGTATTGGAAAtagaaaatgtgtttattaCAGGGATGAGGAGTCACATGGGGCATTAAAAGTTGGGCACATGGGAGTTGGTGGGCGGCGGTTGTGAGGGAGGAAGGGTGGGAAGCACCGCAAGACGGCGGAGATTTTGttgaagagaggaagagggGAAGAGGGGATATCATATGGTGGTGGGCGGTGGGTGTCAATTAATGTTTGTCTCTATGTGAAACAAACTCCATCTCCCTtgtcttttcttccttcctccACAATGGACCACCACCTCTCTATTTTCCCTCCACTTTCCTTTTacaataaatcattttaggaaaCACACTTTTCAAcctaatcatttttttcccctcttattttttactatttcctttctttttatttgaacgataaaattgttaaaaatatttacaaacgtgataaaattttagatcttccgattgaataaataaattttgttatatttcagTTAACTAAACCAACgtaacaaatttctttatttctctcttttttttttttttgttaatttcaatatttagtttgatttttagaaATCTGATAATTAATAGATAACAAGTTTTGGTAAATACCTGTTTTTGGTCTCtggattttgaaaagaaaccaTTTTagtattcatatttataacatTAGACCCATTTTATTCTTGAGCTTTTAAAATGTagtatctaaaatttaaaaaatatttatacaatcctaaatttaagtatttaagtatcttatgtttgattttttaaaaataattatatgctatttaaactttaaaaatatcttataataaatatgatttttagatgttattttttaaatttaaaataaaagaaaaaaaagttgtttaaaaaaccttttaaacataatttaaaaaacttttaaggACTAAAAAGGTTTGAACTATTGTTGTAAACTTAAAATTACATTAGCCTAGTTTAAAAATTCAGAAATCGAATGTACATGTACATTAAAACTTAAGGAACGAAAAGattaatgtaatattttggaataaaagGTTGAAGAGTTTATAGcagaaaaaagacaaaatgaATGGACTGTAGTCTTCAATGGGACAAACAACTAAACTCCCATTAATACGACGATTAATTACTATACCAAAAATGTAGCAATACCAATCCAATTAAATTCCATAATCCCATCCCAATTTCAATAtgataatttcataaatattccCATTTCCACACCACTTCatactttcttttgttttcacaatattatataaaactttcatcaaacttaaaaacaaaaaatcaatcatGAACTTTAGATCAAACAATTTGTCTAAACTAAAATGGTAAAATCtcaccaaaaaaatcaaagctacttaattacttttataCCCTCCCCAAAATTCCAAACGTTCCATTCACCAACCCAATTAAACTCACAAGGATATACTCACAGCACAATTCTAATTCAATCATTCAACCTAAAAATTCTCATCTAATGAGGGTTGACAtagtgattttagaaaaaataaaagttttaggTAATATTGGTTTCTAAACCATCAAAGTTATGTTTAGTAAATTTTCTATCGATCAGGATTGTTTAtactaaaaatgattttgaaactgtcaaattactaaaaaagaaGGGTATTTTGggtatttaaaaaactatatgaAATAAGGTGGTAATTTCCAGAAGTGATGCTTAAGAAATCGAgtagtttcttatttttctgaAATCACTTTATTTAGGTTGCAAAATACCatatttttgtgaaaaaaaaaatgattttagcTATGCCAAAATCCCTACCAAACCCACCCTAATTTCATccataatctttttatttatacctTCCAAAgctaaagaagaagaagaagaaagaagagaagcaTTTTGTAGTCTAAATCTCACAACTAAGAAAAGGGGTATAGTCCTAAAAAGGTGGATTCCACCAAGAAACGCCACGGCGGTACGGTAAGGCCATAAGGGTCAGTCATCGCGTTCCAATCAAGACGTAAACGGCGTAAATAATTCCGGGAATGTATCCGAAAAATGTGAGCACCAAGTCAATCCAAAATTCGATCTGCAATTTTTAATACCCAataatataaccaaatattgttgttattagtattttcaaaaataacaaaaaaatattaaaatttaaaataaatctaagCTTACCAAggctattttcaaaatctaagcCAAGTGATTGAATTTAAACCAtttgtcttttaatttttgaatacCAACTCTATGGAACTTGCATTTGCATTTGTCTTGGTATTTTATGAGTGTTTTCCTAAATTACAGTcaggttttattttaaattgggTGATATAGTTCAAATGCATGCACagttaaaaaaatcaagaaaaatggtttataAACACCACTCTCCTGTGTTGGTTCTATGTTTTGTTGTAAGTTGACTAGAAGTGttctaaaaattttcaaaatttatttgatggtATAGATGAATTTACAAgacaatcaaatttttttcttttaaaagaattaccaaaaggaaaagaaaaaatcaaaatcaaaatgaaaggcATATATTTGAGTGCTGCATTTGATAGTCTAccctacaatttttttatggtcagctttatatttatctttatttatagaaaatttcaagaaatataTTTGAGGTCATGAGGATAAAGATTTTAGAACTTAAAAGCATAAACACTTACATGGACAAAATCTGAAGTATAACGAAGTTATaccaaaaaagagagaagaataagcagttaaaaagtaaaagtgtcgaataattaatgaatataaatctaaaaatgtaattcaaactatattatttgataattgattaattatttgaagtaagtttacaaatttattttcttgtttttttcagTACAATGactattatatttgaaaatttaaacatcTCCCACTGGgagttttcttgtttttgttattcataAAAACTCCTTTTTTTGGGAGTTTTTTCACAAAATCATAATGTTTTACTTTAGAACTTGTTTTAGTTTTCTGgattacaatttaaaattgtttcaaCCAAAGAAATATTGAGAtgaacaattttcaaaaacgaaaaaataaaaggaaatttagggttttaacttttacatttttctaatttttaaaagttagaaaattaaGCAACAATTaccatttaatattttaatattctaaattCCGTTAGTTACCATTTCGTTTTTTTTAGTCGACTTATTCTCAAAATAGATatcaaataaagaattttgaagaaacaaaaacaaaaaaattcaatcacaTTTTAtgaccattttattttataaaattaaatctacaTACACTTCTATATTCTAcaaatggtttaaaaaattgaaaactaaaaactcaataaaaatcctaaaagaaggaaataaacttaatttttaataataataataataaaaaaaaagattacaaTCTTAGTTAGGAAAGGGATAGTACTGAAGATACATAAATTCGAAGggaattgaaggaaaaaagggaaaaggaagGGAAGGAATACCCCAATGCCATAGCGGAGAAAAACGCCGACGGGTGGAATGAAGATGGCGAGAAGGACTTCGATGAATGTGGCTGAACCCATTCTCTTAGGTATTCGATCTACTTGTCCTCCTCCTAGCATTTCctctttcctctttcctcACCTCTTCAACTGCCGCCTTTAAATGAACTTCTATTTTCTACTACCACTTCctcatttctctcttctttcttttactccTTCCcttccatctttttctttttcccttattaaatcttaaattacaataatagaAAGTTTACtatgaaaatatgttattttctcaattaaaatataatacaaatcacttcccaaaaaaaaaacaaaacaaaacataaatttgtaattttaagaGTAGGGGAACAATATACTTAATTCCCAATTCAACTTTCTCAATTCTTACACCTTACTCTATTAACTCATTTATCTACAGGCTCGAGGGGTTTCCCTACAACCACATAACAATTTCGATATTCAGAGTAATTTAATCCTAGAGAATTTACACCTGTACGGTGTTAATATTATAGCAAAGATTGTTGTTCATGTAAATCATTTAATGGAATCAATTAGTAGATGGCAAACTCGGAATTCTTGAACTGAGTTTATCTCCTAGCAATGTAACTTTCCAGCAATCCCATTGGAAAATAAACACAGAAGACTTCTTTGGCACAACTGGGAATCAAAACcaccaaacaaagaaaataaccGTGGTTATTTGTTTTGGTCACGAAAACAAAACAGATTTAAGATTCAAATGGATGAGTTACCTCGAAACTTATCATCTTTCGTCACGATTCCAAAAGTTTCTGCAGTTTCTCGTATCATGACGCCACTTGTTCCAGTAAAAGCAGGTATTATACACTCGACAACTGCAGTGACATCAAATGATAACATAGCTAACATGAGAGAAAACGCTATTATGAAACCTCATGCTCTTATTGACTTGAACTAAGATTTCAACACGACTTCCTTGAAGTAACTTGAGTGGCCTGTGGTCAAAACACTGTAAGGGTGGTGGTTATGTGGAAGATATGgcaggaaagaaaataaaaaaatttgccATGCTTTTCACTGGTGTAAATATATGAAGTCTTTTAGGAAAGCTTGACATAAGGAGAGAAGTTGTTTAGTCTGGAGAGTTGGAAAGAGTTAATAAGTCATGGAATTAATGGTTTTTAATTGTAGGCCCTACAATTGGTTTAAAAGCTCCTTGGGCTAAACAAATGGTGGAGCTCCTACGCCTTGAGCCAAACATGCCCTTAGGATTTCAGCTTAAATGTTCTTGTTAccaatttgacaaatttttttgtagGCTCTCCATATGACTGGGACCTCATTTTAAACCAGTTTGAATCATTAAATTTGATCCATGAAATTAGATATTTGGAAACTTAAAGTCAACGGGCTGGATTTTCATCGGAATACATATAGAACATGGAGTGGGAAAAACAACCGTCCATTCTTTCTATAAAATTCATGTTGGCTGGGCCTTGTTTTTTGTGCCTTCTTCCATCGTGTGAAATTTGGTTTATtcatggaaaaaaaagattctataaatatgataataatgcaaaaaaaaaaaaaaaaaaaacttatgagAAAATAGTGATTTTACCTCGGATCATGGCACCGTGAAGATCTGCAATGAGAAGATTACGAGCTAAAGCATCTGGCCTGCAAGATTTGAAACGCCTATCACCCAATGATACAGAAAACATACCAGTAGTACAGGAAGAATatcaatttaacaaaaaaaaagggcCAAAATAAGTGGGGAAAAGTAACTTATAAGAATTGAGAATACAGAAGTTGCACATTAGAGAAAGGGTAGTAAACACTAACCCAACATTGTGCAACCGTTGTTTCATGTAGCTCTTCCACATATCATGCATTGGCAAAAAGATTTCAAACCTGAAATTGAAAAGCACAATAATTCATTGTCAACTGTAAATGATAGTGCCCCGCCAAAGCAAACACATTTCAATGGTTGCCTATGAAGAACAAACTTAAGATCTATAGAGTGCAATCACATGtcatttttttccaataacCTTTTAAATTCACCTTTCAATGGATGATGATCAACAACTAGATCGAGGTACTAATTCTAATTTCAGAAGAAACATACAGTTTCGTTGTCATTTTCCTATCCAATCCCTTTAATGACCTTGCTCGATAATCTTCCGAACTCCCTTTTTGATGGATATCAATCAACTACTAAGTTCCAATTCTAATTTCACGATAAACTGACACATTCATTACCATTTTCCAATTCAACCCTACATGGGATAAAGTGGGGCGGGGAGCTGGTAATGTTCTCAATCAAGGAGATAAACGGAACTCACTTGCGGCAATCAGAAGGCAAATCAAGTGTTCCACACTTTTTATGCTGCTTCATGGACATATGCCTTTTGGATCGTTTTGAATTGCTCCGCAAAGCTCTCATACGAGAGCCAATCATTCCAGCACGTTTTGGAACGAAATTATCAAGAAGGATATAAGCATCAACTTTCAATTCTTTAGACCGCTTAACGTAACCACTGGTTTTTAACTTGTGATAAATCCTGTCAATTACTCTTCCTCTATTATTTGAAACCTGCAGAAGAAGTGAGATTAAATTAACCAAGTACATATTACATATAGCTCTTTTTCCTGTTGCTAGGCATATGAGACATCATACTTAACATTATGCCACAattgacccaaaagcttaagctagtgggtaaaaacaaatttaatattaaatctaACACTCCCCATCACTTATGGGCTCAACATATGAAAAAATTGCccaaaaatggaaatgaatattaaatgGGGAGAAAACATCAATATTGGAGCTTGAACCCAAGACATCTTTAAGCAACTTGCTCTGATACTATCagaattttatataatatattgtaaatCAAAATACATAATAACCGATTACATTGGTGAATAAATATAGaccaaaatactaataaaggaaaaatacaGATATCGAAAACATTAAGACCGAAGCCAACTAAATGGAGTATATTAAATCACGTTTGACAACAGTGACCTCTTTATAGATGTTTTTAAGGTTATGTTCATTTCTTCACGTATTTTTGGGTAtgcttttcatcttcttttaagACCGAAGTTCATAACAAAAgctccatttttttctttttttttttttttctggaaatttgaaaactaaaattactctttttagttttcaaattttggattagaTATTGAACTTTCTTTTGAAACCTTGTAGCAAACGAAGAAACACATGGATGAAGTAGTGTTTATAAGCTTGACTTTGAAAATACAGAAAACCAAAGACTAAATGGTAAAAGACTCTTTAACGTTTCCTGTGATGACAACTTACATCCATACTTGTAGCCATCAATTTATCATTCACAGCAGCTGAGAGGGTGAAATATATGGGATCACTTTCATTCACATCTGCATATGAAAGAAATCAACTAAACATAAGCAAACTAAAAACATATTGCCTTCCCCACCAAacgaaaatattaaaaaccaTATCCACAATGAGGGGACCTTTGTATGGGGGTTTCCCTTCAGAGGGCAAAGGAATTGAAGAATTATACTGATTTCTTGAAACAACTGAAGTGGAATTGTTCAAAGCCGATTTTCCCTCGActtctttctttgatttctcTGTAGAACTAATCTTCTGTTGTTGAAGAAGTTCGACTTTAGCGGCAGCACATCTCCGCTCCAATGCCTCCAACGCGTGTTTCCTTAGATCTTGAGAAGCTTTATTGTCCGCCATTGAAATTTGTTGGTTGATTAATCCTTCCTGAAACAACATACAACTTTTTTGTATATAGAACTTGAAAAGacattcaaagaaaacaaaggcACAGGATTAAGAGCACatgtaaaagaaatgatgaaaattgGATGTAGTTCCACCAAAAAATGCTTTGAATGATACCTGTGAAGACAGAAAACTCATGGTCTATGCAATTTTTAGCAGAGACCAAATCGTTATACATATTATCGAAACcctaaattaagaaaattgacTTACATATGCAACAAATCAAAAGGCAGAAGGTAGCACAAGGCAATCCAACTTTTCAGAGaggctgttttttttttatgctatTCGGCTactgttattaaaaaaaaaatcaaaacagaCAACTccattattcaaattttggctCCATTGTTTCATCAGACAACTCtaattttcgtttttcaattgagaaaaaagatataGAGGATGATCGGAAGCCACATCTCCattcttaatttgtttatggATGCAAAAGAACATCGATGAATCTGACTTTACccccaaaagaaaataataataatagaaatcaTTCCAAATTGGTAGTATTTGGAAGAATTCTGAACTTAAAAAATCTGttcccattttttaaatttaagccTCCCTAAGCCAGTGGTTTCTTTCATATTACAACATCAATAGTTACTTCTAC of the Cucumis sativus cultivar 9930 chromosome 3, Cucumber_9930_V3, whole genome shotgun sequence genome contains:
- the LOC101213738 gene encoding low temperature-induced protein lt101.2, which codes for MLGGGQVDRIPKRMGSATFIEVLLAIFIPPVGVFLRYGIGIEFWIDLVLTFFGYIPGIIYAVYVLIGTR
- the LOC101212457 gene encoding ribonuclease P protein subunit p29, encoding MADNKASQDLRKHALEALERRCAAAKVELLQQQKISSTEKSKKEVEGKSALNNSTSVVSRNQYNSSIPLPSEGKPPYKDVNESDPIYFTLSAAVNDKLMATSMDVSNNRGRVIDRIYHKLKTSGYVKRSKELKVDAYILLDNFVPKRAGMIGSRMRALRSNSKRSKRHMSMKQHKKCGTLDLPSDCRKFEIFLPMHDMWKSYMKQRLHNVGPDALARNLLIADLHGAMIRVVECIIPAFTGTSGVMIRETAETFGIVTKDDKFRVVPKKSSVFIFQWDCWKVTLLGDKLSSRIPSLPSTN